The genomic stretch TCTTTTGTTTAATTGTGGCAAAGACAGTATTCGCTATATGAGGTATGTGACATGAAGCTTTCAATTGTTGCGACGCTGTATCAATCTGCCCCTTATATCGGTGAGTTCTATGCACGGGCAAGTGACGCCGCAAGCCAACTGGTTGGTGGCGACTATGAGATTGTTTTCGTAAATGATGGATCGGCAGACAATAGTTTGGACTTGGCCATTAGGCTTACGGAGCAGGATTCACACGTTGTTGTAGTTGATTTGTCGCGCAACTTTGGTCATCACAAGGCTATGATGACGGGGCTGGCATACGCAAAGGCGGAACGGATTTTCTTGATTGATAGCGACTTGGAGGAGGAGCCTGAGTGGCTCGGGGTCTTTGCTCAAAAGATGGATCTACAAATCTGTGATGTCGTGTATGGAGTCCAGGAACGCAGAAAAGGTGGCTTGTTTGAACGTTGGAGTGGCCAATGGTTCTATCGCAGCTTCAATGTACTGACAGGCCTTGCATTGCCTGAAAATATCGTTACGGCTCGTCTGATGACTCGTCGGTACGTTAATGCCTTGCTAAGTCATGAAGAGCGAGAGGTTTTTATGGCAGGCCTATGGCATATCACCGGGTTTGACCAGTGTCCTCAGGTAATTAAGAAGCACAATACGAGCGAGACCACATACACATTCCGCAGAAAGATGTCGTTGCTAGTCAACTCGGTGACGTCATTTAGTAACGCCCCTCTGGTCAGCATTTTTTACATCGGCGTGTTGATCTCGTTATTTGCGCTAACCTACATCGCGTATCTGGTTACGCACTGGCTCTTCCTTGCGAAACCTCTGAGCGGATGGACTTCAGTTATGGCCTCTATTTGGCTTCTTGGAGGCATGGTCATCTCTTTTATCGGTGTAGTGGGTATCTACCTTTCCAAAATATTCTCCGAGACTAAGCAGCGACCCTATACCATAGTGAGGCAGATTTATGCAAAACAACCAGACTAAACTGCTCAACGAGGTTGCAACGTATTACGCTGATAAACTTGCGGAACATGGTGATACGCCTCGCGGGGTGGACTGGAATGGTGAAGAAAGCCAGATGATCAGGTTTGCACAATTGTGCAAAATCATTGACTCGAAGACGCCCAATTATTCTCTGAACGATCTGGGTTGCGGCTACGGCGCCTTGCTCGATTATCTGCGAGATAAGCACCCAGCCTATTCATATCTTGGAGTCGATGTTTCCCATGAAATGATCAAGGCTGCAGAGCAACGGTATGCTGCCGTCAATCAAGTTCGTTTCATCACCTCGGCTGAGCCAGACCTACCGGCTGACTACTGCGTGGCCAGTGGTATCTTTAATGTGCGTATGGAACGAACAGACGCTGAGTGGTTTGACTATCTGCAGGCCACATTGGACATTCTTGATCGCAACAGTAGGTATGGATTTTCTTTCAACTGTTTGACCTCATACTCAGACGAAGACAAAAGGCGGGACTATCTTTATTACGCAGACCCGTGCCGTTTATTTGATTTGTGCAAGCACCGTTATTCCCGTCAGGTCGCATTGCTTCATGACTATGGGCTTTATGAGTTTACGATTCTGGTGAGGAAGATTCTATGAAAAATCCGCTTGTAATTTTTGGCTCTGGCGATATCGCCCAACTCGCACATTACTACTTCAGTTCAGATTCCAACTACGAGGTCGTTGCCTTCACGGTAGATGCGGACTACATCAAGGAGTCTGAGTTTTGCGGATTGCCAGTTGTCGCGTTTGAGGATGTCGCTAAAAACTATCCACCCGATTCTTATGATTTTTTTGTTGCACTGAGTTACTCGAAACTGAATGCTGTCCGTAAAGAAAAGTATCTCGCCGCAAAGGAGATTGGCTACAAACTGGTGAGCTTTATCAGCTCACGTGCAACCGTGCTCAATGAAGGAAGAATCGGCGAAAACTGTTTCATTTTTGAAGACAACACTATTCAGCCATTCGTCACGATAGGCAACAACGTTACTTTGTGGAGTGGTAACC from Chitinivorax tropicus encodes the following:
- a CDS encoding glycosyltransferase family 2 protein; protein product: MKLSIVATLYQSAPYIGEFYARASDAASQLVGGDYEIVFVNDGSADNSLDLAIRLTEQDSHVVVVDLSRNFGHHKAMMTGLAYAKAERIFLIDSDLEEEPEWLGVFAQKMDLQICDVVYGVQERRKGGLFERWSGQWFYRSFNVLTGLALPENIVTARLMTRRYVNALLSHEEREVFMAGLWHITGFDQCPQVIKKHNTSETTYTFRRKMSLLVNSVTSFSNAPLVSIFYIGVLISLFALTYIAYLVTHWLFLAKPLSGWTSVMASIWLLGGMVISFIGVVGIYLSKIFSETKQRPYTIVRQIYAKQPD
- a CDS encoding class I SAM-dependent methyltransferase — translated: MQNNQTKLLNEVATYYADKLAEHGDTPRGVDWNGEESQMIRFAQLCKIIDSKTPNYSLNDLGCGYGALLDYLRDKHPAYSYLGVDVSHEMIKAAEQRYAAVNQVRFITSAEPDLPADYCVASGIFNVRMERTDAEWFDYLQATLDILDRNSRYGFSFNCLTSYSDEDKRRDYLYYADPCRLFDLCKHRYSRQVALLHDYGLYEFTILVRKIL
- a CDS encoding acetyltransferase, which translates into the protein MKNPLVIFGSGDIAQLAHYYFSSDSNYEVVAFTVDADYIKESEFCGLPVVAFEDVAKNYPPDSYDFFVALSYSKLNAVRKEKYLAAKEIGYKLVSFISSRATVLNEGRIGENCFIFEDNTIQPFVTIGNNVTLWSGNHIGHHSVIHDHTFIASHVVVSGGVEIGEQCFIGVNATLRDHIKIGDRCVVGAGALLLADAASEGLYIGTATKRSELPSTRLRGI